In Halococcus saccharolyticus DSM 5350, one DNA window encodes the following:
- a CDS encoding aldehyde dehydrogenase family protein — MSQQLSEPSKHYVDGEWTDGEGTETFESTNPATGETLGEFHRGTDVDVDRALAAADEAFEEWSALSYIDRAEYLWDIYHELRDRHEELGEVVTKECGKEISEGKADVTEAWHMVEWAAGNARHPHGDVVPSEIPGKDAYMRRKPRGVVGCISPWNFPVAIPFWHMAVTLVEGNTVVWKPAEQTPWCGQVIAEMFEDAGIPDGVFNMVQGYGDAGEAIVDDDRTDTVLFTGSAEVGQEIAGEVGGQPGKLAACEMGGKNGIIVSSEADMDTAVHSAVMSSFKTTGQRCVSSERLLVHEDRYDEFKERFVDVAEDVAVGDPLEEDTFMGPLIEPDHEEKVTGYNDLARDEDVNVLVDRADLDDDEIPDGHEDGNWIGPFVYEADPEDDLRVTHEEVFGPHVALLKYSGDIEDAVELHNDTEYGLAGAIISEDYREINYFRDNAEIGLAYGNLPCIGAEVHLPFGGVKKSGNGYPSAREVIEAVTERTAWTLNNSEGIQMAQGLSADITTDED, encoded by the coding sequence ATGAGCCAGCAACTCAGCGAGCCGTCGAAACATTACGTCGACGGCGAATGGACCGATGGAGAGGGGACGGAGACGTTCGAGAGCACCAACCCGGCGACGGGCGAGACGCTCGGCGAGTTCCACCGCGGGACTGACGTCGACGTCGACCGCGCGCTCGCCGCCGCCGACGAGGCCTTCGAGGAGTGGAGCGCGCTATCGTACATCGACCGCGCGGAGTACCTCTGGGACATCTACCACGAACTCCGGGATCGCCACGAGGAGCTGGGTGAGGTCGTCACGAAGGAGTGCGGCAAGGAGATCTCGGAGGGGAAAGCCGACGTGACCGAGGCGTGGCACATGGTCGAGTGGGCTGCCGGCAACGCCCGCCACCCTCACGGCGACGTCGTTCCCTCCGAAATCCCCGGCAAGGACGCGTACATGCGACGGAAACCCCGAGGCGTGGTAGGCTGTATCTCGCCGTGGAACTTCCCGGTCGCGATCCCGTTCTGGCACATGGCGGTCACGCTGGTCGAGGGCAACACCGTCGTCTGGAAGCCCGCCGAACAGACCCCGTGGTGTGGGCAGGTCATCGCCGAGATGTTCGAGGACGCCGGCATTCCGGACGGCGTGTTCAACATGGTCCAGGGCTACGGTGACGCCGGTGAGGCCATCGTCGACGACGACCGCACCGACACCGTCCTGTTCACCGGCTCGGCCGAGGTCGGCCAGGAGATCGCCGGCGAGGTCGGCGGCCAGCCTGGCAAGCTCGCGGCGTGTGAGATGGGCGGCAAGAACGGGATTATCGTCAGCAGCGAGGCCGACATGGACACCGCCGTGCACTCGGCCGTCATGTCGAGCTTCAAGACCACCGGCCAGCGGTGTGTCTCCTCGGAGCGACTCCTCGTCCACGAGGACCGCTACGACGAGTTCAAGGAGCGCTTCGTCGACGTCGCCGAGGACGTTGCGGTCGGCGACCCCCTGGAGGAAGACACCTTCATGGGGCCGCTGATCGAGCCCGATCACGAGGAGAAAGTCACGGGTTACAACGACCTCGCGCGTGATGAGGACGTGAACGTGCTCGTCGACAGGGCCGATCTCGACGACGATGAGATTCCCGACGGCCACGAGGACGGCAACTGGATCGGACCGTTCGTCTACGAGGCCGATCCCGAGGACGACCTCCGTGTGACCCACGAGGAGGTCTTCGGCCCGCACGTCGCTCTCCTGAAGTACTCCGGGGACATCGAGGACGCCGTCGAACTCCACAACGACACGGAGTACGGGCTCGCGGGTGCGATCATCTCCGAGGACTACCGCGAGATCAACTACTTCCGCGACAACGCCGAAATCGGGCTCGCCTATGGCAATCTCCCCTGCATCGGCGCGGAAGTCCACCTCCCGTTCGGCGGCGTGAAGAAGTCGGGCAACGGCTACCCCAGCGCCCGCGAGGTCATCGAGGCCGTCACCGAGCGCACCGCCTGGACGCTCAACAATTCGGAGGGCATCCAGATGGCCCAGGGCCTCTCCGCCGATATCACGACCGACGAGGACTGA
- a CDS encoding SRPBCC family protein, with protein MTVRVERTFELEASPERVWEFIADPAKRARPISVVESFDVHDDTHATWHISLPIPFVSQTIAVETEDTVREPPEHVEFVGRSRVMRVVGEHDLEPLDGGGTRLRNRFTVEGKVPGVERFFKRNLDGELDNLETAIRNEAELEA; from the coding sequence ATGACTGTCCGGGTCGAACGTACTTTCGAACTCGAAGCTTCGCCCGAGCGCGTCTGGGAGTTCATCGCCGACCCGGCGAAGCGCGCGCGCCCGATCAGCGTCGTCGAATCGTTCGACGTCCACGACGATACCCACGCGACGTGGCACATCTCGCTCCCGATCCCGTTCGTCAGCCAGACGATCGCGGTCGAGACCGAGGACACCGTTCGCGAACCCCCCGAGCACGTCGAGTTCGTGGGCCGCTCGCGCGTGATGCGCGTCGTCGGTGAGCACGATCTCGAACCGCTCGACGGCGGCGGCACGCGACTCAGGAATCGTTTTACCGTCGAGGGGAAAGTACCGGGCGTCGAGCGCTTCTTCAAGCGCAACCTCGATGGCGAGCTCGACAACCTCGAAACGGCGATCCGGAACGAGGCCGAACTCGAAGCCTGA
- a CDS encoding lamin tail domain-containing protein, whose protein sequence is MQRRSAIVVALAICAVFAGCSQLAAPVDKATPTTTTEATAPISATATDTPQSTEATATASATTAATPTRTTTTTPTPTTTATATATTTATPTTTATPTATATPTPTPTPTPERPPTATPTPSTTATSTASASLSTTVSRSPTPQSAQPTIARLNAENETVVLRNAGNQSLDLDGYVVDFDDGQQHTFSRLVLDGGETVTLHTGRGNNAGSERYAGFFYPVINDASDTVLVETPGGRIVDARQVSAETTTSSR, encoded by the coding sequence ATGCAACGGCGGTCCGCGATCGTCGTGGCCCTCGCGATCTGTGCGGTGTTCGCGGGCTGTTCGCAGTTGGCCGCACCCGTCGACAAGGCGACACCAACCACGACGACGGAGGCGACGGCCCCCATCAGCGCAACCGCTACCGACACACCGCAGTCGACCGAAGCGACCGCAACCGCGTCGGCCACGACGGCCGCAACGCCGACGCGAACCACCACGACGACACCCACTCCGACCACGACGGCGACAGCAACCGCAACTACGACAGCAACGCCGACTACAACCGCGACACCGACTGCAACAGCAACGCCGACGCCGACACCCACACCGACGCCGGAACGCCCGCCGACGGCGACTCCGACACCATCCACGACGGCCACGTCGACCGCCTCAGCCTCGCTATCGACGACAGTCTCGCGATCGCCGACACCGCAGTCAGCACAGCCGACCATCGCACGCCTCAACGCCGAGAACGAGACGGTCGTGCTCCGCAACGCCGGCAACCAATCGCTCGATCTCGATGGGTACGTGGTAGACTTCGACGACGGCCAGCAGCACACGTTCTCACGCCTCGTTCTCGACGGTGGTGAAACAGTGACCCTCCACACTGGACGGGGCAATAACGCCGGTTCCGAGCGCTACGCGGGCTTCTTCTATCCCGTCATCAACGACGCCAGCGACACGGTGCTCGTCGAGACGCCCGGAGGACGGATCGTCGACGCCCGGCAAGTGTCGGCAGAAACGACGACATCGAGTCGGTGA
- a CDS encoding carbon-nitrogen family hydrolase — MELALAQLRIEAGDVTGNTERALAAIEDAAAAGADLVCLPEIFTIGYFAFDEYEQCAESLAGPTLTTIANAASEHDVAVLAGSIVEDLAESSDDGITTPAESGLANASVLVDRSGERQAIYRKHHLFGYESAEADLLVPGESLGVAEIGGFTVGMTTCYDLRFPELYRDLAGAGATLVLIPSAWPYPRVEHWQLLPRARAIENQIFVGTCNGSGVFGDTALCGRSSVYDPWGDVLAETDDAPAIVTADIDSDRVETVREEFPAWRDRRR, encoded by the coding sequence ATGGAACTCGCGCTCGCCCAGCTCCGAATCGAGGCCGGCGACGTTACGGGCAACACGGAGCGAGCGCTGGCCGCGATCGAGGACGCGGCCGCGGCGGGTGCGGACCTCGTCTGTCTCCCCGAGATCTTCACCATCGGATACTTCGCGTTCGACGAGTACGAGCAGTGTGCAGAATCGCTCGCCGGGCCGACGCTCACCACGATCGCCAACGCCGCGAGCGAGCACGACGTGGCTGTGCTTGCAGGGAGCATCGTCGAAGACCTCGCCGAGAGTTCTGACGACGGGATCACGACGCCTGCCGAAAGCGGTCTCGCGAACGCCTCAGTTCTGGTCGATCGATCGGGCGAGCGTCAGGCGATCTACCGGAAACACCACCTGTTCGGGTACGAGTCGGCCGAGGCAGACCTGCTCGTGCCTGGCGAGTCGCTTGGGGTGGCCGAGATCGGTGGATTCACCGTCGGGATGACGACGTGTTACGACCTCCGCTTCCCCGAACTCTACCGCGATCTCGCCGGGGCGGGCGCGACCCTGGTTCTAATCCCGAGCGCGTGGCCGTACCCCAGAGTCGAGCACTGGCAGCTTCTCCCGCGAGCGCGGGCGATCGAGAATCAGATATTCGTGGGGACCTGCAACGGCTCCGGCGTCTTTGGCGATACGGCGCTTTGCGGACGTTCGTCGGTGTACGATCCGTGGGGCGACGTGCTGGCCGAGACCGACGACGCGCCAGCCATCGTCACCGCCGACATCGACTCCGACCGAGTCGAGACGGTCCGCGAGGAGTTCCCGGCGTGGCGCGATCGACGGCGATAG
- a CDS encoding RIO1 family regulatory kinase/ATPase domain-containing protein, with the protein MAFRRFIRGEVDPERLEAVCEAVAARYDTSVERIERLDADNWLSTPCVLNERWFVKVITPQNALVHGLLTTGRNLGAFSSGTEGFFERFADPVEMAEHERDATRRLREIGVNAPEPLEAFAHEEFGVLVFEYLPAFRTLDVLPADEARALAPEVFGVLARMHAAELGHGDLRAENVLVADGELYVIDATSVREDAAADVRSYDLACGLAALEPLVGARAAVDAATKHYGVDDLLAAREFVDFINMRPDHDFDAALLRGEIEKRAT; encoded by the coding sequence GTGGCGTTCCGTCGATTCATCCGGGGCGAGGTCGATCCCGAGCGACTCGAAGCCGTCTGCGAAGCGGTCGCGGCGCGCTACGACACGTCGGTCGAGCGGATCGAGCGCCTCGACGCGGACAACTGGCTCTCGACGCCCTGCGTGCTGAACGAGCGGTGGTTCGTGAAGGTCATCACGCCACAGAACGCGCTCGTCCACGGGCTGCTCACCACGGGCCGGAATTTGGGAGCGTTTTCGAGCGGTACTGAAGGGTTCTTCGAGCGCTTCGCGGACCCGGTCGAGATGGCCGAACACGAGCGCGACGCGACCCGTCGACTGCGCGAGATCGGCGTCAACGCGCCCGAACCCCTCGAAGCGTTCGCTCACGAGGAGTTCGGCGTGCTCGTGTTTGAGTACCTCCCTGCGTTCCGTACGCTCGACGTGCTCCCAGCCGACGAGGCCCGCGCGCTCGCGCCGGAGGTCTTCGGTGTGCTCGCGCGGATGCACGCAGCGGAACTCGGCCACGGCGACCTCCGAGCGGAGAACGTCCTCGTCGCCGACGGCGAACTGTACGTCATCGACGCGACGAGCGTCCGGGAGGACGCCGCTGCCGACGTTCGGTCGTACGATCTCGCCTGTGGGCTCGCGGCGCTCGAACCCTTGGTGGGAGCGCGCGCAGCGGTCGATGCCGCCACCAAACACTACGGCGTCGACGACCTCCTCGCCGCCCGCGAGTTCGTCGACTTCATCAACATGCGGCCGGATCACGACTTCGACGCCGCGTTGCTCCGCGGCGAGATCGAGAAACGCGCGACGTAG
- a CDS encoding sodium-dependent transporter: MASENEARTAREEWGTRFGFLMAMLGGMVGSGNIWRMPYTTGQNGGGAFLLAYIILLFVIAIPGLMAETALGSYTKQGVIGAFKKTYGRGWSEGFGLVVVVVTIALTSYYLPVVGQVLYYVAHSFLLTFSQPGFESVAFWNEFTASPLLTIGTHTIATVLVGGVLLFGIKRGIERVVKWMIPLLVVTLIVVAVRGLTLPGATAGLAFALTPDWNYLVRGQTWIAALGQALFSTGLGWGIALTFGSYLRQNDDIPLGAGIFTAIGNTSIGLLSIFAVFPVVFAFGLEPTAGAELTFVSLVSVFPQMAGGPIWAIVFFVGFFFAALSTGIVITEIGVSTIIEETRLDRSQTVLVVCTVVWLLGIPSAYSPAFLGTMDFMFGNWGLPLATLLIIGTVGWKIGPERLRVIELNRNADVYIGSWWNPVIKYVIPLVMVFIMVYYLLTNIAGSTMQTVGGVVLMTVLLVGAVLVMRVVRQRETTNVASGGD; this comes from the coding sequence ATGGCAAGCGAGAACGAAGCGAGGACGGCCCGCGAAGAGTGGGGGACTCGGTTCGGATTCCTGATGGCGATGCTCGGGGGGATGGTGGGGTCAGGCAACATCTGGCGAATGCCGTACACGACCGGTCAGAACGGCGGTGGGGCATTTCTCCTGGCCTATATCATCCTTCTCTTCGTGATCGCAATACCGGGACTGATGGCCGAGACAGCGCTTGGCTCGTACACCAAACAGGGCGTCATCGGAGCGTTCAAGAAAACGTACGGACGCGGCTGGTCGGAAGGGTTCGGCCTCGTCGTCGTCGTTGTCACGATTGCTCTCACCTCGTACTATCTTCCTGTCGTTGGACAGGTCCTCTACTACGTGGCACATTCGTTCCTGCTCACGTTCTCCCAGCCCGGTTTCGAGTCCGTGGCCTTCTGGAACGAGTTCACTGCCTCACCGTTGCTCACGATCGGCACCCATACGATCGCGACCGTACTGGTGGGCGGTGTCCTCCTCTTCGGGATCAAGCGTGGGATCGAACGCGTCGTGAAGTGGATGATCCCGCTGTTGGTCGTGACGCTGATCGTGGTCGCCGTACGTGGGCTGACGCTGCCGGGAGCGACTGCCGGACTCGCCTTCGCGCTCACCCCGGATTGGAACTATCTCGTTCGCGGCCAGACGTGGATCGCTGCACTCGGGCAGGCGCTGTTCTCGACCGGGCTGGGGTGGGGGATCGCGCTCACCTTCGGGAGCTACCTCCGCCAGAACGACGACATCCCGCTAGGTGCGGGGATATTCACTGCGATCGGCAACACCAGCATCGGGCTCCTGTCGATTTTCGCTGTATTCCCTGTGGTCTTTGCGTTCGGGCTCGAGCCTACCGCCGGTGCCGAACTGACGTTCGTCTCGCTGGTCAGCGTGTTCCCCCAGATGGCTGGCGGCCCGATTTGGGCGATCGTCTTTTTCGTCGGCTTTTTCTTCGCTGCTCTGTCGACGGGCATCGTCATCACCGAGATCGGCGTGTCGACGATCATCGAGGAAACACGGCTGGATCGGTCCCAGACTGTTCTCGTCGTCTGCACGGTCGTCTGGCTGCTCGGGATTCCGAGCGCCTACTCCCCAGCGTTTCTCGGTACGATGGACTTCATGTTCGGGAACTGGGGGCTGCCGCTGGCAACGCTGCTCATTATCGGCACGGTCGGATGGAAGATCGGCCCCGAACGGCTCCGCGTTATCGAACTCAATCGCAACGCGGACGTCTACATCGGTTCGTGGTGGAACCCAGTAATCAAGTACGTCATCCCGCTTGTGATGGTGTTCATCATGGTCTACTACCTCCTGACGAACATTGCGGGTTCGACGATGCAGACGGTGGGTGGGGTCGTCCTCATGACGGTCCTGCTTGTTGGGGCAGTGCTCGTCATGCGCGTGGTGCGACAGCGGGAGACCACCAACGTGGCCTCCGGAGGTGACTGA
- a CDS encoding GMC family oxidoreductase, whose product MAPKTATYDYIVVGAGSAGCVLANRLSADADTSVLLLEAGEPNEQREIDIPAAFPELFKSSVDWEYHTEPQTAMNGRELYWPRGKTLGGSSSINAMIYIRGHRTDYDHWASLGNNGWSYDEMLPYFERSEHFEPGDATYHGQGGPLNVTTPRSPRSLSDTFVDAAVEVGHARNDDFNGEQQEGVGRYHLTQKDGERHSAADGYLKPVLDRHNLTARTGAQVTRIAFDGDRATGVEYEIDGDRVRADSHDEIVLSAGAVNSPQLLMLSGVGESDHLREHDIAVHHDLPGVGHNLQDHLFATATYEATDADTIDDAAKLRHLPKYALLKRGPLTSNVAEAGGFVRTSPDEPAPDLQYHFGPAYFMRHGFDNPEKGRGFSIAATQLRPESRGRITLDSADPFDAPAIDPRYLTEPADMETLVEGLRRAREIARADAFEKHRGREVWPGEDARTDEELAAHIRETSETVYHPVGTCRMGDDPMAVVDDRLRVRGLDGLRVVDASIMPTITGGNTNAPTIAIAERAADLIVAGR is encoded by the coding sequence ATGGCACCCAAAACCGCCACTTACGACTACATCGTCGTCGGCGCGGGGTCGGCGGGCTGCGTGCTCGCAAACCGCCTCAGCGCGGATGCAGACACGTCGGTACTGTTGCTCGAAGCCGGCGAGCCGAACGAGCAACGCGAGATCGATATCCCGGCCGCCTTTCCCGAACTGTTTAAGAGCTCGGTCGACTGGGAGTACCACACCGAGCCTCAGACCGCGATGAACGGCCGCGAACTCTACTGGCCACGGGGGAAGACCCTCGGCGGGTCGAGTTCGATCAACGCGATGATCTACATCCGGGGTCACCGGACGGACTACGACCACTGGGCGTCGCTGGGCAACAACGGCTGGAGCTACGACGAGATGCTTCCTTACTTCGAGCGCAGCGAACACTTCGAGCCAGGCGACGCGACGTACCACGGCCAGGGCGGTCCGCTGAACGTCACCACTCCTCGCTCGCCCCGATCGCTCTCGGACACCTTCGTGGACGCCGCAGTCGAGGTCGGCCACGCCCGGAACGACGACTTCAACGGCGAACAGCAGGAGGGCGTCGGGCGCTATCACCTCACCCAGAAGGACGGCGAACGCCACAGCGCCGCCGACGGCTACCTGAAGCCGGTGCTCGACCGCCACAACCTGACGGCGCGAACCGGCGCGCAGGTCACACGGATCGCGTTCGACGGCGACCGCGCGACCGGCGTCGAGTACGAGATCGACGGCGATCGGGTTCGGGCCGATTCTCACGATGAGATCGTGCTTTCGGCGGGGGCAGTCAACTCGCCCCAGCTGCTCATGCTCTCGGGTGTCGGCGAGTCCGACCACCTCCGCGAGCACGACATCGCGGTGCACCACGACCTGCCTGGCGTCGGGCACAATCTCCAGGATCACCTCTTCGCGACCGCGACCTACGAGGCGACGGACGCGGACACGATCGACGACGCCGCCAAGCTCCGCCACCTCCCGAAGTACGCCCTGCTCAAGCGCGGCCCCCTGACGTCGAACGTCGCCGAGGCCGGCGGGTTCGTCCGGACGAGCCCGGACGAGCCGGCACCTGACCTCCAGTATCACTTCGGGCCAGCGTACTTCATGCGCCACGGGTTCGACAACCCCGAGAAAGGTAGAGGATTCTCGATCGCTGCGACACAGCTCCGGCCGGAGAGCCGCGGGCGGATCACTCTCGACTCCGCGGACCCGTTCGACGCGCCCGCCATCGATCCCCGATACCTCACCGAGCCGGCGGATATGGAAACGCTCGTCGAGGGTCTCAGGCGGGCACGCGAGATCGCCCGCGCCGACGCCTTCGAAAAGCATCGGGGACGCGAGGTCTGGCCAGGCGAGGACGCCCGTACCGACGAGGAGCTCGCAGCGCACATCCGCGAGACCTCGGAGACCGTCTACCACCCGGTCGGCACCTGCCGGATGGGTGACGATCCGATGGCCGTCGTTGACGACCGCCTGCGGGTCCGCGGCCTCGACGGCCTCCGGGTCGTCGACGCCTCGATCATGCCGACGATTACCGGCGGCAACACCAACGCGCCGACGATCGCCATCGCCGAACGGGCCGCCGATCTCATTGTGGCAGGGAGATGA
- a CDS encoding LEA type 2 family protein gives MSLRGLFRTLVIAVVVLGLIVGGAVVFGVIDRPSIVDSESRFSGVNASTTVVDTDVVVANPNPVGVRLSNATVGHTITMNDIEMGAGKKNGFELSDGNTTIGLTTAIDNQQIPAWWASHVANGERSQVVATARVRSSLLGRTASVSETETVETDITDTFNSSESRPVNADLPLVDDPVLVVNRTSATWGEVTTETTPLSTEMVVSNPTSIPYAISRIDYEFTMNDVTVGNGTTARGYTVPPDGQETIRGDVTIDNSNLDEWWVSHIEREQRTELQIDFTAVVELPNGETIRIPLDELGYTTQIETDVLADG, from the coding sequence ATGAGCCTCCGTGGCCTGTTTCGAACGCTCGTGATCGCCGTCGTCGTTCTCGGACTGATCGTCGGTGGGGCGGTGGTGTTCGGCGTGATCGATCGACCGTCGATCGTCGACTCCGAGAGCCGGTTCTCCGGGGTGAACGCGAGTACGACGGTCGTCGATACCGACGTCGTCGTCGCCAATCCGAACCCGGTCGGCGTCCGCCTCAGCAACGCCACGGTCGGCCACACCATCACGATGAACGACATCGAAATGGGGGCCGGGAAGAAAAACGGGTTCGAGCTGAGCGACGGCAACACGACGATCGGTCTCACGACCGCCATCGACAACCAGCAGATTCCCGCGTGGTGGGCGAGTCACGTCGCGAACGGCGAACGGTCACAGGTCGTCGCAACTGCGCGCGTGCGCTCGTCGCTACTCGGCCGTACGGCCAGCGTCAGCGAGACCGAAACCGTCGAAACGGACATCACGGACACGTTCAATTCGAGCGAATCGCGGCCGGTGAACGCGGACCTCCCGCTCGTCGACGATCCGGTGCTAGTCGTCAATCGGACGAGCGCAACGTGGGGCGAGGTAACCACTGAGACGACGCCGTTGTCCACCGAGATGGTCGTCTCGAACCCGACGTCGATCCCGTACGCGATCAGTCGGATCGACTACGAATTCACGATGAACGACGTGACCGTCGGCAACGGTACGACTGCTCGTGGGTACACCGTCCCCCCTGACGGCCAAGAGACGATCCGAGGGGACGTGACGATCGACAACAGCAACCTCGACGAGTGGTGGGTGTCACATATCGAACGAGAGCAGCGTACCGAGCTCCAGATCGATTTCACTGCCGTGGTCGAACTCCCCAACGGCGAGACGATCCGAATCCCGCTGGACGAACTCGGGTACACTACCCAGATCGAGACCGACGTGCTCGCCGACGGCTGA
- a CDS encoding DUF7123 family protein — MSDFTEEDRRILAYLHDSVARGERYFRSKNIAEQLGLSSKQVGVRLPRLAERTDDIEIEKWGRAKSTTWRVSPG, encoded by the coding sequence ATGAGCGATTTCACCGAGGAAGACCGCCGTATTCTCGCGTACCTCCACGACAGCGTCGCTCGTGGCGAGCGGTACTTCCGATCGAAAAACATCGCCGAGCAGCTCGGTCTGAGTTCGAAGCAGGTCGGCGTTCGCCTTCCGCGGCTGGCCGAGCGCACCGACGACATCGAGATCGAGAAGTGGGGTCGCGCCAAGTCGACGACGTGGCGTGTTTCGCCGGGCTGA
- a CDS encoding DUF7525 family protein has product MATETVGSDRGVGFAVLFGLLGLAGALVAFAAALAHSQVVAAWGFAAAVLAGAILVVGIHLTG; this is encoded by the coding sequence ATGGCTACCGAAACCGTCGGAAGCGACCGTGGCGTGGGATTTGCGGTGTTGTTCGGGCTGCTCGGACTCGCTGGTGCGCTCGTAGCGTTTGCTGCCGCGCTCGCACACAGTCAGGTCGTCGCCGCGTGGGGCTTTGCGGCTGCGGTGCTCGCCGGTGCGATCCTGGTGGTTGGGATTCATCTCACCGGGTGA
- a CDS encoding succinic semialdehyde dehydrogenase, whose product MTESIRTQPTGSGEFDELLEGLASDTTEREAITVEAPYTGETLGSVPAHTESDVIEVTERAADAQGSWAARSFEERAAVVKQYHDLVLDRQDELLDLVQRESGKSRRAAYEELLDVAITSRYYAYHGEDHLASRRRTGALPLLTKTVEHHHPVGVVGIIAPWNYPLTLAVSDAIPALLAGNSVVLKPAEETPFTALLAVSLLREAGLPEDVLQVITGYGSTIGPPLIERSDFLMFTGSTETGKTVAEQAGANLTKCSMELGGKNPLLVFDDADLGRTVEGAIRGSFTNAGQLCISLERFYVQSGVRDEFERRFVAAVEDLDLGTSLDYEPDVGSLASADQLEKVKSHVADTREKGATVLTGGEARPDVGPYFYEPTVLADVTPDMTVADEETFGPVVSLYEFESTKEAIERANDSDRGLNASVWTEDSERGHAVAERIECGTVNINEAYVAAWGSIDAPMGGMKESGLGRRHGREGILKYTEPQTVAEQRVAPLAAPPGVPEWLYTKGMTAALRAMKRIPGRR is encoded by the coding sequence ATGACCGAATCGATCCGAACGCAGCCGACGGGATCGGGCGAGTTCGACGAACTGCTCGAAGGCCTGGCGAGCGACACGACCGAACGTGAGGCGATCACCGTCGAAGCGCCCTACACCGGCGAGACGCTCGGCTCGGTCCCGGCCCACACCGAGTCCGACGTGATCGAGGTGACCGAGCGCGCCGCCGATGCCCAGGGATCGTGGGCTGCCCGCTCGTTTGAGGAGCGTGCAGCAGTGGTGAAGCAGTATCACGACCTCGTGCTCGACCGTCAGGACGAACTGCTCGACCTCGTCCAGCGCGAGAGCGGCAAGAGCCGGCGGGCGGCCTACGAGGAGCTCCTCGATGTCGCCATCACGAGCCGGTACTACGCCTACCACGGCGAGGATCACCTCGCCTCCCGCCGGCGGACGGGCGCGCTGCCGCTGCTAACGAAGACCGTCGAGCACCACCATCCCGTCGGCGTCGTCGGGATCATCGCGCCGTGGAACTACCCCCTGACGCTCGCGGTCTCGGACGCGATCCCCGCGCTGCTCGCGGGAAACTCGGTCGTCCTGAAACCGGCCGAGGAGACACCCTTCACCGCGCTGCTCGCGGTCTCGCTCCTTCGTGAGGCCGGCCTGCCAGAGGACGTACTCCAAGTGATCACCGGGTACGGCTCCACGATCGGCCCGCCGCTCATCGAGAGATCGGATTTCCTGATGTTCACCGGCAGCACCGAGACGGGCAAGACCGTCGCCGAGCAGGCCGGCGCGAACCTCACGAAGTGCTCGATGGAGCTCGGCGGGAAGAACCCCCTCCTGGTGTTCGACGACGCCGACCTCGGGAGAACTGTCGAGGGCGCGATCCGCGGATCGTTCACCAACGCCGGACAGCTCTGCATCTCGCTCGAACGGTTCTACGTGCAATCGGGCGTCCGCGACGAGTTCGAGCGACGGTTCGTCGCGGCCGTCGAGGATCTCGATCTCGGCACGAGTCTCGATTACGAACCCGACGTCGGATCGCTGGCGTCGGCCGACCAGCTGGAGAAGGTGAAATCTCACGTCGCGGACACGCGCGAGAAGGGCGCGACCGTGCTCACCGGCGGCGAGGCCCGGCCGGACGTCGGACCGTACTTCTACGAGCCGACGGTGCTCGCCGACGTGACGCCCGACATGACGGTGGCCGACGAGGAAACCTTCGGCCCGGTGGTGTCACTCTACGAGTTCGAGAGTACGAAAGAGGCGATCGAGCGGGCGAACGACTCCGATCGGGGGCTGAATGCGAGCGTCTGGACGGAGGACAGCGAACGCGGCCACGCCGTCGCCGAGCGGATCGAGTGTGGCACGGTCAACATCAACGAGGCGTACGTCGCAGCGTGGGGATCGATCGACGCGCCGATGGGCGGGATGAAGGAGTCGGGGCTCGGCCGGCGACACGGCCGCGAGGGCATCCTGAAGTACACCGAGCCTCAGACGGTAGCCGAACAGCGCGTGGCCCCGCTCGCCGCGCCGCCCGGCGTCCCCGAGTGGCTGTACACCAAGGGGATGACGGCCGCGCTGCGCGCGATGAAGCGGATTCCCGGCCGCCGGTGA